In the genome of Desulfovibrio desulfuricans, one region contains:
- a CDS encoding MBL fold metallo-hydrolase, whose product MSAPNVRGFFDPATATWTYVVWSDTDTQSRCAIIDSVLDFDLHACRTSTVSADTVIDFVRQYNLVVEWILETHIHADHITAASYIKEKMGGKIAISKHMLDIIATWTPIFQTQEDTPADGSAFDHLFENDEEFTIADMPAKIIHTPGHTPADTTYIVGNAAFVGDAIFLPDVGSGRCDFPGGSADDSYDSSRRLLALPDNTRIYVGHDYPPEGVRGPLCMATVGEQKAGNVRLNLQISKADFVAKRRADDTGKAVPPLILPSLQANMRTGRFGKAVNGMQYVKLPLNRM is encoded by the coding sequence ATGTCCGCACCAAACGTGCGCGGGTTTTTTGACCCCGCAACCGCCACCTGGACATATGTGGTCTGGTCCGACACCGACACCCAGAGCCGTTGCGCCATTATCGACAGCGTGCTGGATTTTGACCTGCATGCCTGCCGCACGTCCACGGTTTCCGCCGATACTGTCATCGACTTTGTCCGCCAGTATAATCTGGTGGTTGAATGGATACTCGAAACGCACATCCATGCCGACCACATTACTGCCGCCAGCTACATCAAGGAAAAAATGGGCGGCAAGATAGCCATCAGTAAACACATGCTGGACATCATCGCCACCTGGACGCCCATTTTTCAGACGCAGGAGGACACCCCGGCGGACGGATCCGCCTTTGACCACCTATTTGAAAACGACGAGGAGTTCACCATTGCCGACATGCCCGCCAAGATAATCCACACCCCCGGCCATACCCCGGCGGACACGACATATATTGTGGGCAACGCGGCCTTTGTGGGCGACGCCATTTTTCTGCCCGACGTGGGCTCCGGCAGGTGCGATTTTCCTGGCGGCAGCGCGGATGACTCCTATGATTCTTCGCGCAGGCTGTTGGCCCTGCCCGACAACACGCGTATTTACGTGGGGCACGATTACCCGCCCGAGGGCGTGCGCGGCCCGCTGTGCATGGCCACCGTGGGCGAGCAAAAGGCAGGCAACGTGCGCCTCAACCTGCAGATAAGCAAGGCGGATTTTGTGGCAAAGCGCCGTGCCGACGATACGGGCAAGGCGGTGCCGCCGCTGATTTTGCCCTCGCTGCAGGCCAACATGCGCACTGGCCGGTTTGGCAAGGCGGTCAACGGCATGCAGTACGTAAAACTGCCCCTCAACCGGATGTAA
- a CDS encoding carbonic anhydrase, which produces MKNVERLLQGNEFFQKNYFCKHEEELLELVSSGQHPKVLYIGCADSRVIPSLITNTPPGQLFVLRNVGNFVAPYKPDEDYHAMAAGIEYAVTALRVEEIIICGHTYCGAIAALYKNIHGEAFVHTQKWLSLGKKAKELATLALGKNEEQEKLLRLTEKLSIIFQIENLMTYPCVREKVGTGELHVHGWLYHIESGEIKYYDPDEHDFLALKK; this is translated from the coding sequence ATGAAAAATGTCGAACGCTTGCTTCAGGGAAACGAATTTTTTCAAAAAAACTATTTTTGCAAGCATGAAGAAGAGCTGCTTGAGCTGGTCTCCAGCGGCCAGCACCCAAAGGTGCTGTATATAGGCTGCGCCGATTCCAGGGTTATCCCCTCGCTTATCACCAACACCCCGCCTGGACAGCTTTTTGTGTTGCGCAACGTGGGCAACTTTGTAGCTCCCTACAAGCCAGACGAAGACTATCACGCCATGGCAGCTGGCATTGAATACGCCGTAACAGCCCTCAGGGTTGAAGAAATCATCATTTGCGGCCATACCTATTGCGGCGCTATCGCGGCCCTGTACAAGAACATCCACGGCGAGGCCTTTGTGCACACGCAAAAATGGCTTTCGCTGGGCAAAAAGGCCAAGGAACTGGCAACCCTCGCACTGGGCAAAAATGAGGAACAGGAAAAACTTTTGCGCCTGACCGAAAAGCTTTCCATCATTTTTCAGATTGAAAACCTCATGACCTACCCATGCGTGCGCGAAAAGGTTGGCACGGGCGAGCTGCACGTGCACGGCTGGCTGTACCACATCGAATCCGGCGAAATAAAATACTACGACCCCGACGAGCACGACTTTCTGGCCCTGAAAAAATAG
- a CDS encoding methyl-accepting chemotaxis protein has translation MQLRAKVCTPIAAITLAIGISCYFIIQKQFEQLNDTNIQNLVEARASQMQQAIELCSEQAMRMAALVSRLPEVEAAYKTALAGNIDDENSAASQKGREMLRTSLAPMIDGFTAVIGEKPQIHYHLPPARSFARLWRDKQTKKGGKWVDISDDLTSFRPTVLDVNKNGKALSGVEIGSGGFEIRGLAPVTGLAGNRLGSVEVLVSFTHVLDGLNSGAGQTALLYMNAEHLKFATGLQDKDKYPIVAESYVLVSGTKEGKAERLTTKAFLDASRKGVTTRIVGSSLLSGMPVTDYQDKQIGILVFSTDLTEQQGIMSRAGIIIAAAFLTLLVVPLVMTVFVLSVTVLRPVQSMRQTIQEIAEDRAVLAHRLQYASNDEIGTLAAWFNRLLDKIESMLSEVQGYKNLLDAVPDPIFGVDDDYRIIIANTATEKLLKQDISKLKGQFCHDQFNTPVCQTDDCPIAQSKCSGSSVLAGIIDIGSAESPHFIQPVSDVLRDGQGNKVGYVEIARDVTSLVLKEREVEVAMSHMREVNSAIAQASSRLADASALLTDRFEKVAEGADAQNSRAQETATAMEEMTSTVHDVAQNAAAAADQTEGARQKAQAGAGVVDEAVAAISEVNAHASELLREMESLETRTEGIGRIMGVISDIADQTNLLALNAAIEAARAGDAGRGFAVVADEVRKLAEKTMLATKEVAEAVTAIQSVARNNMQKMRETVDTVSRATDRAYQSGSALTEIVEIVGNASSSVHSIAAAAEQQSATSEEINQAIVDVKHVAESTHMLTNELHNTVAELSHLAEQLKDLSQK, from the coding sequence ATGCAATTACGCGCCAAAGTATGCACGCCTATCGCCGCCATCACTCTTGCCATAGGCATTAGCTGCTATTTTATAATTCAAAAGCAATTTGAGCAGCTTAACGATACAAACATACAGAACCTCGTGGAGGCCCGCGCCTCGCAGATGCAGCAGGCCATTGAGCTGTGCAGCGAGCAGGCCATGCGCATGGCTGCACTGGTGAGCAGATTGCCCGAGGTGGAAGCCGCTTACAAAACCGCTCTGGCGGGCAACATAGATGACGAAAACAGTGCGGCCTCGCAAAAGGGCCGCGAAATGTTGCGGACTTCGCTGGCCCCTATGATTGACGGCTTTACAGCTGTCATCGGCGAAAAACCCCAGATACACTACCATCTGCCCCCCGCGCGCAGTTTTGCGCGCCTGTGGCGCGACAAGCAGACAAAAAAGGGCGGCAAGTGGGTTGATATCTCGGACGATCTTACATCCTTTCGCCCCACGGTGCTCGACGTAAACAAAAACGGCAAGGCGCTGAGCGGGGTGGAGATAGGCAGCGGCGGTTTTGAAATCCGTGGTCTGGCCCCGGTTACCGGGCTGGCTGGCAACCGTCTGGGCTCGGTGGAAGTGCTGGTCAGTTTTACCCATGTGCTTGACGGCCTCAATTCCGGCGCGGGGCAGACCGCACTGCTCTACATGAACGCCGAACATCTGAAGTTTGCCACCGGCCTGCAGGATAAAGACAAATACCCCATTGTCGCCGAATCGTACGTACTTGTGAGCGGCACAAAAGAAGGCAAGGCCGAAAGGCTGACGACCAAGGCCTTTCTGGACGCCAGCCGCAAGGGCGTCACAACCCGGATTGTCGGCTCTTCGCTGCTTTCGGGCATGCCCGTTACCGATTATCAGGACAAGCAGATCGGCATCCTTGTTTTCAGTACCGACCTGACCGAGCAGCAGGGCATAATGAGCCGCGCGGGCATTATCATTGCCGCCGCCTTTCTTACCCTGCTGGTGGTGCCGCTTGTCATGACAGTTTTTGTGCTCAGCGTTACGGTATTGCGGCCTGTGCAGAGCATGCGCCAGACAATCCAGGAGATTGCCGAAGACCGCGCCGTGCTGGCCCACCGCCTGCAGTATGCCTCGAACGACGAAATCGGCACGCTGGCCGCCTGGTTTAACCGCCTGCTCGACAAGATAGAGAGCATGCTCTCAGAGGTGCAGGGCTACAAAAACCTGCTGGATGCCGTACCTGACCCCATTTTTGGCGTGGACGACGATTACCGCATCATCATCGCCAACACTGCCACAGAAAAGCTGCTCAAGCAGGACATCAGCAAGCTGAAGGGGCAGTTTTGCCACGACCAGTTCAACACGCCCGTGTGTCAGACAGACGACTGCCCCATTGCGCAGTCAAAGTGCAGTGGTTCGTCGGTGCTGGCGGGCATCATCGACATCGGTTCGGCGGAAAGCCCCCACTTTATCCAGCCGGTCAGCGATGTGCTGCGCGACGGTCAGGGCAACAAGGTAGGTTATGTGGAAATTGCCCGCGACGTTACCAGCCTGGTGCTCAAAGAGCGTGAAGTTGAAGTAGCCATGAGCCACATGCGCGAGGTCAACTCGGCCATTGCGCAGGCCTCCAGCCGTCTGGCCGACGCCTCGGCGCTCTTGACCGACCGCTTTGAAAAAGTCGCCGAGGGGGCTGATGCGCAAAACAGCCGGGCGCAAGAAACCGCCACCGCCATGGAGGAAATGACCTCCACTGTGCACGATGTGGCGCAAAACGCCGCAGCCGCAGCCGACCAGACCGAAGGGGCGCGGCAAAAGGCCCAGGCGGGCGCTGGGGTTGTCGATGAAGCCGTTGCCGCAATTTCGGAGGTAAATGCGCACGCCTCCGAGCTGCTCAGGGAGATGGAGTCGCTCGAAACGCGCACAGAGGGTATTGGCAGGATAATGGGCGTTATTTCAGACATTGCCGACCAGACCAACCTGCTGGCGCTCAATGCCGCCATTGAAGCGGCCCGCGCGGGCGATGCGGGCAGGGGCTTTGCCGTTGTGGCCGACGAGGTGCGCAAACTGGCCGAAAAGACCATGCTGGCCACCAAGGAGGTGGCCGAGGCCGTCACCGCCATCCAGTCAGTGGCGCGCAACAACATGCAAAAGATGCGCGAGACGGTCGACACCGTCAGCCGCGCCACCGACAGGGCCTACCAAAGCGGTTCGGCGCTTACCGAAATTGTGGAAATAGTCGGCAATGCAAGCAGCAGCGTGCACTCCATCGCTGCGGCGGCGGAGCAGCAATCGGCTACGAGCGAAGAAATCAATCAGGCCATTGTGGACGTGAAACATGTTGCGGAAAGCACCCACATGCTGACCAACGAACTGCACAACACCGTTGCAGAGCTCTCGCACCTGGCGGAACAGCTCAAGGATCTTTCGCAAAAATAG
- a CDS encoding 2-hydroxymuconate tautomerase family protein codes for MPFINIKVTGGAEAPTAEQKEELIKGATELLQRVLNKNPATTVVIIEEVATDNWGIGGESITKRRRKQ; via the coding sequence ATGCCTTTTATCAATATCAAGGTCACCGGCGGGGCCGAAGCCCCCACCGCAGAGCAGAAAGAAGAACTCATCAAGGGCGCTACGGAGCTTTTACAGCGGGTGCTGAACAAAAACCCCGCCACCACAGTTGTTATTATTGAAGAAGTTGCCACGGACAACTGGGGCATCGGCGGCGAAAGCATCACCAAAAGGCGGCGCAAGCAGTAG
- a CDS encoding rhodanese-like domain-containing protein has translation MMTSVKSISAQALLQKDITQALVVDVRTPMEFAEKRLARPAALAPVTELEPRDVALRSGALQTTPIYTLCASGRRAQTAAAKFVEAGFADVTVIEGGIAACKEAGFATVGQALPKTGETSPTLDRQVRLAAGALTAAFVLLGLLVHPAFLLGALFVGCGQVFSGLTNWCGLALLLARAPWNNKKGCAGAACPIGAGKSPGASCQ, from the coding sequence ATGATGACATCCGTTAAAAGCATCAGCGCCCAGGCCCTGCTGCAAAAAGACATAACACAGGCTCTTGTGGTCGATGTGCGCACGCCCATGGAATTTGCGGAAAAACGCCTCGCCCGCCCTGCTGCTCTGGCTCCGGTTACGGAGCTTGAACCGCGCGATGTCGCCCTGCGCAGCGGAGCCTTGCAAACTACCCCCATTTACACCCTCTGCGCCAGCGGCAGACGCGCGCAAACTGCGGCAGCAAAATTTGTCGAAGCCGGTTTTGCAGACGTCACCGTTATCGAAGGCGGCATAGCCGCCTGCAAGGAAGCCGGTTTTGCAACCGTGGGGCAGGCCCTGCCCAAAACAGGCGAGACCTCGCCCACGCTCGACAGGCAGGTGCGCCTTGCAGCGGGCGCGCTCACGGCGGCATTTGTTTTGCTGGGCCTTTTGGTGCATCCGGCATTTTTGCTCGGTGCGCTCTTTGTTGGTTGCGGGCAGGTTTTTTCGGGCCTGACCAACTGGTGCGGGCTGGCCCTGCTGCTGGCACGCGCCCCGTGGAACAACAAAAAAGGCTGCGCAGGCGCCGCCTGCCCCATCGGCGCGGGCAAAAGCCCTGGCGCAAGCTGCCAGTAG
- a CDS encoding ATP-binding response regulator: MIKEKAYALWITAAEHKSTDILGNIPIGIIRMRVAHGSTGLRCSYINSKALSMIPTSGRDAGNLLQTSKIMHVHDADASAVEQTVAAFIGGGDGHTFECRLCPPEAQCRWIRASLAWIIPQKLLQIAFVDISSEKQTEEHNRQNQLLLQKILDTTQAAIFWKDAERRFIGVNKAFLEYYGFDSVDVLRGKNDEDMGWHSDPDPYKNDELRVLQGETTTRVPGMCFCKGENRHIVASKSPLLENDKIVGLVGSFEDVTNEVRLRNDVIELNSRLKAALENERQANHAKSEFLLRMSHDMRTPLTTIIGFSDLELQKNHDPDLIRVFSTIKSCSNFLLAILSDILDLQKISKGKVDIRPTICTGAESAKNIEAIIRPQAEAKKINFIAHFNCASTNCHVQIDTRKVQQIIVNLLNNAVKYTQPGGTITWRTVISGEEGDNLSVTHVISDNGPGISKKFQARMYAPFTQESSSPSSGSGLGLAIVKKLVDLLGGSIACNSAPGQGTTFTVVLPHKKANEIDITEYYAQKNRQTDTNGLKGKTVLICEDNTINSQILKELLEGEGMTCDLAVNGREAVTMARSARYHIILMDIRMPLMDGYEATRAIRDFDMDTPIVALSANALSDEKQTAFESGMDDFLEKPIVLPLLFSTLGQFLSAPVPTP, encoded by the coding sequence TTGATCAAGGAAAAAGCGTACGCGCTGTGGATTACTGCTGCAGAACACAAATCTACTGACATTCTCGGCAATATCCCCATTGGCATTATCCGCATGCGAGTCGCCCATGGCTCAACCGGGCTGCGCTGTTCATACATCAACAGCAAGGCCCTGAGCATGATCCCCACGTCGGGCCGCGATGCGGGCAATCTGCTTCAGACAAGCAAGATCATGCATGTCCATGATGCTGACGCGAGCGCCGTGGAACAAACCGTGGCAGCCTTTATTGGCGGCGGCGACGGGCATACGTTCGAGTGCAGGCTCTGCCCGCCAGAGGCTCAATGCCGCTGGATTCGCGCCAGCCTTGCGTGGATTATCCCGCAAAAGCTTTTGCAAATCGCCTTTGTCGATATTTCCAGTGAAAAACAGACCGAAGAGCACAACCGGCAAAACCAGCTGTTGCTGCAAAAAATTCTCGACACCACGCAGGCGGCTATATTCTGGAAAGATGCGGAAAGGCGCTTTATCGGCGTCAACAAAGCTTTTCTGGAATATTACGGCTTTGATTCAGTAGACGTTTTGCGGGGCAAAAATGATGAAGACATGGGCTGGCACAGCGACCCTGACCCCTACAAAAATGACGAATTGCGGGTTCTGCAGGGCGAAACAACCACGCGTGTTCCCGGCATGTGCTTTTGCAAGGGCGAAAACCGCCATATTGTTGCCAGCAAAAGTCCGCTGCTGGAAAATGACAAAATAGTAGGCCTGGTCGGCAGCTTTGAAGACGTTACAAACGAGGTCCGGCTGCGCAACGACGTTATTGAGCTGAATTCACGGCTGAAGGCGGCTCTGGAAAATGAACGGCAGGCCAACCACGCCAAGTCGGAATTTCTGCTGCGCATGAGCCACGACATGCGCACCCCGCTGACCACGATTATTGGTTTTTCAGACCTCGAGTTGCAAAAAAACCATGACCCTGACCTCATCAGGGTGTTTTCCACCATCAAATCCTGTTCCAATTTTCTTCTGGCCATCCTCTCGGATATTCTCGATCTGCAAAAAATCTCCAAGGGCAAGGTTGATATCAGGCCGACCATCTGCACCGGTGCGGAGAGCGCAAAAAATATCGAGGCGATAATACGCCCGCAGGCAGAGGCCAAAAAAATAAACTTCATCGCGCACTTCAACTGCGCTTCCACAAACTGCCATGTTCAGATCGATACGCGCAAGGTTCAGCAGATCATCGTCAACCTGTTGAACAACGCCGTCAAATATACCCAACCCGGCGGCACCATCACATGGCGCACTGTCATCAGCGGCGAAGAGGGGGACAATCTTTCAGTCACCCACGTCATCTCGGACAACGGACCGGGAATCAGCAAAAAATTTCAGGCCAGGATGTACGCCCCATTTACGCAAGAAAGTTCTTCCCCAAGCTCGGGCAGCGGCCTTGGTCTGGCGATTGTGAAAAAGCTGGTCGATCTTCTTGGTGGAAGCATTGCCTGCAACTCCGCTCCCGGCCAGGGAACAACCTTTACGGTTGTTTTGCCGCACAAAAAGGCAAATGAAATTGATATTACAGAATATTACGCGCAAAAAAACCGACAGACCGACACCAACGGGCTTAAAGGCAAAACAGTCCTGATCTGCGAAGACAACACCATCAACAGCCAAATTCTAAAAGAACTGCTCGAAGGCGAGGGCATGACCTGCGACCTGGCGGTCAATGGCCGCGAAGCCGTAACCATGGCCCGCAGCGCCCGTTACCACATCATCCTGATGGACATCCGCATGCCCCTCATGGACGGATATGAGGCCACGCGCGCCATACGCGATTTTGACATGGACACGCCCATTGTGGCCCTGTCGGCCAATGCCTTGTCAGACGAAAAACAAACTGCCTTTGAATCCGGCATGGACGATTTTCTGGAAAAACCCATCGTCCTCCCCCTGCTGTTTTCAACCCTGGGACAGTTTCTCTCCGCCCCCGTCCCAACCCCGTAG
- a CDS encoding molybdate ABC transporter permease subunit produces MPLNELWRALCAPEVSFSVLLTLRVCAACLALHALTAIPLARLGMAKNPCLRRVVNFVITLPLVFPPMAMGFLLLMFFGRNGWGGMALQQTFGVSLVFSQGGIILAAWLAGLPLVVKPVQTALVNPELLRFEQAARVCGASPRSCFFLVTLPLIRHGLGAGLLLGITRAMGEVGISLMLGGNIAGRTNTLSLEVFNAVSTGEFQRAAMLCAVLAIISLLLYLGIEWCQKRSF; encoded by the coding sequence ATGCCGCTAAATGAGCTGTGGCGCGCCCTGTGCGCGCCTGAAGTCAGCTTTTCCGTGCTGCTGACCCTGCGGGTCTGCGCCGCCTGCCTTGCCCTGCATGCCCTTACGGCCATACCCCTTGCCCGTCTGGGCATGGCCAAAAATCCCTGTCTGCGGCGGGTGGTCAATTTTGTCATCACCCTGCCGCTGGTTTTTCCGCCCATGGCCATGGGTTTTTTGCTGCTCATGTTCTTTGGCCGCAACGGCTGGGGCGGCATGGCCCTGCAGCAGACCTTTGGCGTCAGCCTTGTTTTTTCGCAGGGGGGCATCATCCTGGCCGCATGGCTGGCAGGGCTGCCCCTGGTCGTCAAGCCCGTACAGACGGCCCTGGTCAACCCCGAGCTTTTGCGCTTTGAGCAGGCGGCGCGCGTCTGCGGCGCATCGCCACGCAGCTGCTTTTTTCTTGTGACGCTTCCGCTTATCCGCCACGGGCTGGGCGCGGGCCTGCTGCTGGGCATCACGCGGGCCATGGGCGAGGTGGGCATCAGCCTGATGCTGGGCGGCAACATTGCCGGGCGCACCAATACACTCTCACTTGAAGTTTTCAACGCCGTCTCCACCGGCGAATTTCAACGGGCGGCCATGCTCTGCGCCGTACTGGCGATCATCAGTCTTTTGCTGTACCTTGGCATTGAATGGTGTCAAAAACGATCGTTTTAG
- a CDS encoding nitroreductase family protein, with the protein MNPFTVDTSLCRKDGICARVCPIQIIDAKVGEFPSMSAHKARVCIGCGQCMAFCPANACSAPGMRAQDNQPLRRQLMPSAEQVEELVFSRRSVRTFKDKSVPRDLLTRILDVARFAPTAKNSQQLRWVVLESREKTAKLAALVIDWMRKLPQVDPETARAAHAESLVRTWEAGYDVICRNAPQLALIVAPKGHWAPADAAIAAAYLELVAHAHHVGCCWGGYVTFALGHPEAHDLHAFAGLQAHEQVYAVQMMGFPLLAPHFRPPRKALDVSWL; encoded by the coding sequence ATGAATCCATTTACCGTTGATACAAGCCTGTGCCGCAAGGATGGTATTTGCGCCAGGGTTTGCCCAATTCAGATTATTGACGCCAAGGTGGGCGAATTCCCCTCCATGTCGGCGCACAAGGCCCGCGTGTGCATTGGCTGCGGCCAGTGCATGGCCTTTTGCCCGGCCAATGCCTGTTCTGCGCCAGGCATGCGCGCGCAAGACAACCAGCCTTTGCGGCGGCAGCTCATGCCGAGCGCCGAACAGGTCGAAGAACTCGTTTTTTCACGCCGCTCGGTCCGCACGTTCAAGGACAAATCCGTGCCGCGCGACCTGCTGACGCGCATTCTTGACGTGGCCCGCTTTGCGCCTACGGCAAAAAATTCGCAGCAGCTGCGCTGGGTGGTGCTTGAATCTCGTGAAAAGACGGCAAAACTGGCGGCGCTGGTAATCGACTGGATGCGCAAACTGCCGCAAGTGGATCCGGAAACTGCCCGAGCCGCGCATGCCGAGAGCCTGGTGCGCACCTGGGAAGCCGGCTACGACGTCATATGCCGCAATGCCCCGCAGCTGGCGCTGATTGTTGCCCCCAAGGGGCACTGGGCCCCGGCCGACGCAGCCATTGCGGCTGCCTATCTTGAGCTGGTGGCCCATGCTCACCATGTGGGCTGTTGTTGGGGCGGCTATGTCACCTTTGCGCTGGGGCATCCCGAGGCGCACGACCTGCATGCCTTTGCGGGCCTGCAGGCGCACGAGCAGGTCTACGCGGTGCAGATGATGGGCTTTCCCCTGCTTGCGCCTCACTTCAGGCCGCCGCGCAAGGCTCTGGATGTGAGCTGGCTGTAG
- the modD gene encoding ModD protein — protein sequence MHFHCPDSWLDTLLADDCPGLDLTVELLGIGASEGVMRLAPKADCVISGVEQAELLMRRGGLDVSRTAANGDRLQAGQQCIEARGKAANLHRCWKLGQTLMEYMTGIATRSARMVDQACSVNPDVRVAVTRKNFPGAKTICLEAAMNGGATVHRQNLSDSILVFEQHRVFLPGTAQTSLRSLAAMMDKLRARAPEHKISAEVDSLEQALLVAEAGIDIVQCEKFAYETLAETVGALRSVREDIVILAAGGINGDNAAQFAATGVDVLVTSWPFFGKPADIKVVMEKAPTES from the coding sequence ATGCACTTTCACTGTCCCGACAGCTGGCTGGACACACTGCTGGCAGACGACTGCCCCGGCCTTGACCTTACTGTCGAACTGCTTGGCATCGGTGCGTCGGAGGGCGTCATGCGGCTTGCCCCCAAGGCGGATTGCGTGATCAGCGGCGTTGAGCAGGCGGAGTTGCTCATGCGCAGGGGGGGCCTTGACGTCAGCCGCACCGCCGCCAATGGCGACAGGTTGCAGGCCGGGCAGCAATGCATCGAGGCCAGGGGCAAGGCCGCAAATCTGCACCGCTGCTGGAAGCTCGGCCAGACCCTTATGGAATACATGACCGGCATCGCCACCCGCAGCGCCCGCATGGTCGACCAGGCCTGCTCTGTAAACCCCGACGTACGCGTCGCCGTTACGCGCAAGAACTTTCCCGGCGCAAAGACCATCTGCCTTGAGGCCGCCATGAACGGCGGCGCAACGGTTCATCGCCAGAACCTCTCGGACAGCATCCTTGTCTTTGAGCAACACAGGGTTTTTTTGCCGGGTACGGCGCAGACCTCGCTGCGCAGCCTGGCGGCCATGATGGACAAACTGCGCGCACGAGCGCCCGAGCATAAAATCAGTGCCGAGGTCGATTCGCTCGAGCAGGCGCTGCTTGTGGCAGAAGCAGGCATCGATATTGTGCAGTGCGAAAAATTCGCCTATGAGACGCTGGCCGAAACCGTCGGCGCGCTACGCTCTGTGCGTGAAGACATTGTTATACTGGCGGCGGGCGGCATTAACGGCGACAACGCCGCCCAGTTTGCGGCAACCGGTGTTGACGTGCTGGTCACGAGCTGGCCTTTTTTTGGCAAACCGGCGGATATCAAGGTTGTAATGGAAAAAGCGCCCACCGAGTCATAA